From a region of the bacterium genome:
- the pth gene encoding aminoacyl-tRNA hydrolase yields the protein MKIFFGIGNPGNEYKNTRHNAGLMVIENFLDKFENYTEKKHRYFISYEISLGGKETILVKPRTYINESGISFKKVLDTYKVDVENVIVIHDDLGIETGKIKIVFDKGDNGHKGIISIFNTVETKNFYRIRIGIGKGKIEITYVDYVLSPFEEEEKELIKSSIEKAVGAIEEIIRSGIERAMTIYNR from the coding sequence GTGAAAATTTTTTTTGGTATTGGCAACCCTGGAAATGAGTATAAGAATACAAGACATAATGCCGGCTTGATGGTAATTGAGAATTTTTTAGACAAATTTGAAAATTATACAGAAAAAAAACATAGATATTTTATTTCTTATGAAATTTCTCTTGGCGGGAAAGAAACAATCCTGGTAAAACCAAGAACATATATTAATGAAAGTGGAATATCTTTTAAGAAAGTTCTTGATACATATAAAGTAGATGTTGAAAATGTAATTGTTATCCATGACGATTTAGGAATAGAGACAGGAAAAATTAAAATTGTATTTGATAAAGGAGATAATGGACATAAAGGAATAATTTCAATATTTAATACAGTTGAGACAAAAAATTTCTACCGTATAAGAATAGGAATAGGAAAGGGGAAAATAGAAATAACTTATGTTGATTATGTTCTTTCTCCTTTTGAAGAAGAAGAAAAAGAACTTATAAAAAGTTCAATAGAAAAAGCAGTAGGTGCAATAGAAGAAATAATAAGGTCAGGAATTGAAAGAGCAATGACAATTTATAATAGATAA
- a CDS encoding sodium-translocating pyrophosphatase, with the protein MDWSQVITIIGSVFALGYTVFIVKGILKEKEGTPEMIEVAEAVRTGARAYLKRQYKGVSMFFGIVFIILLLLAFLKYLPIFVPFAFLTGGFFSALSGYIGMTVATKSSSRTTFAAKTSLNKALRIAFSAGFVMGLVVVGFALFDISIWYNILNFVYRHLPLEEKLKNITSTMICFGMGASSQALFARVGGGIYTKGADVGADLVGKVEAGIPEDDPRNPAVIADNVGDNVGDIAGMGADLYESYTDSIIATMALAYAAGLSIKGIAVPMVIATVGVICSIIGSLFVKVGEEASQANLLKALRRGTYLASILTFIISYFVIIKILGRGYIGLYGSVISGIFAGVIIGFFTEYFTSDNYSPTRNVAIAAKTGHATVIIEGLATGMFSTIAPVLTVVVATLCAYILPGGFADPALGLYGIGLAGVGMLSTLGITLATDSYGPVADNAGGNAEMTHQPSFVRQRTDSLDALGNTTAATGKGFAIGSAALTALALIAAYKDQVVLLGGKIDFSIMNVRLLLGIFIGAMYPFFFSSMALRAVGRAAQKIVEEVRRQFREIKGLIEGKAKPDYAKAVDICTKAAQKEMVIPTVFTVILPIIVGILLGTEGVIGLLVGAVTSGFAVAIMMANSGASWDNAKKYIEKGNLGGKGTEVHKAAVTGDTVGDPFKDTAGPSLNILIKLISIISIVFASFIVKNSLFK; encoded by the coding sequence ATGGATTGGTCTCAGGTAATTACAATTATTGGTTCTGTTTTTGCATTGGGATATACTGTTTTTATTGTAAAAGGGATATTAAAAGAAAAAGAAGGAACTCCTGAAATGATAGAAGTTGCAGAAGCAGTCAGAACAGGAGCAAGAGCATATTTAAAAAGGCAGTATAAAGGCGTTAGCATGTTTTTTGGGATTGTTTTTATAATTCTTCTTCTTCTTGCTTTTTTGAAATATCTGCCTATTTTTGTTCCATTTGCTTTTCTTACAGGAGGGTTCTTTTCTGCTTTAAGCGGGTATATTGGGATGACAGTTGCAACAAAATCATCTTCAAGAACAACCTTTGCTGCTAAGACATCTCTAAATAAGGCATTAAGAATTGCCTTTTCTGCTGGTTTTGTTATGGGACTTGTTGTTGTTGGGTTTGCTTTATTTGATATAAGTATCTGGTATAATATTTTGAATTTTGTTTATAGACACCTACCTCTTGAAGAAAAATTAAAAAATATAACTTCAACTATGATATGTTTTGGAATGGGAGCAAGTTCTCAGGCACTTTTTGCAAGAGTTGGAGGTGGAATTTATACAAAAGGAGCAGATGTTGGAGCAGACCTTGTTGGAAAAGTAGAGGCAGGGATTCCAGAGGATGACCCTCGTAATCCCGCTGTAATTGCAGATAATGTTGGAGATAATGTTGGAGATATAGCAGGTATGGGAGCAGACCTTTATGAATCATATACTGATTCAATAATTGCAACAATGGCTCTTGCTTATGCTGCTGGACTTTCAATTAAAGGGATTGCAGTTCCTATGGTAATAGCAACAGTTGGGGTTATATGTTCAATAATTGGTTCTTTATTTGTTAAAGTTGGTGAAGAAGCAAGTCAGGCAAACTTATTAAAGGCCTTAAGAAGAGGAACTTATTTAGCATCAATTCTTACATTTATTATTTCGTATTTTGTAATTATTAAAATTCTTGGCAGGGGATATATTGGACTTTATGGTTCTGTTATAAGTGGGATATTCGCAGGTGTTATAATTGGATTTTTTACAGAATATTTCACATCAGACAATTATAGCCCAACAAGAAATGTTGCAATAGCAGCAAAAACAGGACATGCAACTGTTATAATTGAAGGACTTGCAACAGGGATGTTTTCCACTATTGCTCCTGTTTTAACGGTTGTAGTTGCAACTTTATGTGCTTATATATTACCAGGCGGATTTGCCGACCCTGCTCTTGGGCTTTATGGAATTGGGCTTGCTGGTGTAGGAATGTTAAGTACACTTGGAATTACACTTGCAACTGATAGTTATGGGCCAGTTGCTGACAATGCTGGTGGAAATGCAGAAATGACACATCAACCATCTTTTGTAAGACAAAGAACAGATTCTCTTGATGCGCTTGGAAATACAACTGCTGCAACAGGAAAGGGATTTGCAATTGGTTCTGCTGCTTTAACTGCTCTTGCCTTAATTGCTGCTTATAAAGACCAGGTAGTTCTCTTAGGAGGAAAAATTGATTTTTCAATTATGAATGTACGACTCCTTTTAGGTATCTTCATAGGAGCAATGTATCCTTTTTTCTTTTCATCAATGGCTTTAAGAGCAGTTGGAAGAGCAGCACAGAAAATTGTTGAAGAAGTAAGAAGACAATTTAGAGAAATTAAAGGACTTATTGAAGGAAAAGCAAAACCTGACTATGCAAAAGCAGTTGATATATGCACAAAAGCAGCACAAAAAGAAATGGTTATTCCAACAGTTTTCACGGTCATTTTACCAATTATTGTTGGAATACTTTTAGGGACAGAAGGAGTTATTGGATTGCTTGTAGGGGCAGTAACAAGTGGTTTTGCAGTTGCAATTATGATGGCAAATTCTGGAGCAAGTTGGGATAATGCAAAAAAATATATTGAAAAAGGGAATTTGGGTGGGAAAGGAACAGAAGTGCATAAGGCAGCAGTTACAGGTGATACAGTTGGAGACCCATTTAAGGATACAGCAGGTCCATCATTAAATATTCTTATAAAATTAATCTCAATTATTTCAATTGTTTTTGCCAGTTTTATTGTCAAAAATTCTCTTTTTAAATAG
- a CDS encoding malic enzyme-like NAD(P)-binding protein, whose amino-acid sequence MKNIFEKSIQLHKKAKGKIEIKSKVPLLDKNDLSLAYTPGVAGPCEEIKKDISKIYKYTSKWNLVAIVTDGSAVLGLGNIGADASLPVMEGKAILFKEFGDVDAFPICIKSQKIEDIVKTISLISPVFGGINLEDISSPRCFSIEKKLEKILDIPVFHDDQHGTAVVVLAGLINALKLTNKKFNKIKVVINGAGAAGIAITKMLYKTGVREIFLCDRVGVIYKGRKENMNSAKEEITKYLSKKSKKGTLNEVIEGSDVFIGVSGPDILNEEMVKKMNKNSIIFAMANPIPEIMPDKAKKAGAFIVGTGRSDFPNQINNLLAFPGIFRGALDIRAKKITDEMKLAASYAIANYIPENKLSPSYIIPSPLDKKVAKKVSEKVSSAYL is encoded by the coding sequence ATGAAAAATATATTTGAAAAGTCAATTCAACTACATAAAAAAGCAAAAGGGAAAATTGAAATAAAATCAAAAGTCCCTTTACTAGATAAAAATGACCTATCACTTGCCTATACCCCAGGAGTAGCAGGTCCCTGTGAAGAAATAAAAAAAGATATTTCAAAAATTTATAAATACACTTCAAAATGGAATTTAGTTGCTATTGTTACTGATGGAAGTGCTGTTTTAGGGTTAGGGAATATTGGAGCAGATGCATCCTTACCAGTAATGGAAGGAAAAGCAATTTTGTTTAAGGAATTTGGTGATGTTGATGCTTTCCCAATTTGTATAAAATCCCAGAAAATTGAAGATATAGTAAAAACCATATCTCTTATTTCTCCTGTTTTTGGTGGTATAAATCTTGAAGATATTTCTTCCCCAAGATGTTTTTCAATAGAAAAAAAATTAGAAAAAATACTTGATATACCTGTCTTTCATGATGACCAGCATGGAACTGCTGTTGTTGTTTTAGCAGGACTTATAAATGCCTTAAAATTGACTAATAAGAAATTTAACAAAATTAAAGTTGTAATAAATGGAGCAGGAGCAGCAGGTATTGCAATAACAAAAATGCTTTATAAAACAGGAGTAAGAGAAATATTTTTATGTGATAGAGTTGGAGTAATTTATAAAGGTAGAAAAGAAAATATGAATTCTGCAAAAGAAGAAATAACTAAATACCTATCAAAAAAAAGCAAAAAGGGAACACTCAATGAAGTAATTGAAGGAAGTGATGTTTTTATAGGTGTTTCAGGACCTGATATATTAAATGAAGAAATGGTAAAAAAAATGAATAAAAATTCAATAATTTTTGCTATGGCAAATCCAATACCTGAAATAATGCCTGATAAAGCAAAAAAAGCGGGTGCTTTTATTGTTGGGACAGGAAGAAGTGATTTTCCAAATCAAATAAATAACCTACTTGCTTTTCCTGGTATTTTTAGAGGTGCCTTAGATATAAGAGCAAAAAAAATAACAGATGAAATGAAATTAGCAGCAAGTTATGCTATTGCAAATTATATTCCTGAAAATAAACTTTCTCCTTCTTATATAATTCCGTCTCCTCTTGATAAAAAAGTAGCAAAAAAGGTCTCTGAAAAAGTATCTTCTGCCTATTTATGA
- a CDS encoding neutral/alkaline non-lysosomal ceramidase N-terminal domain-containing protein, which produces MKVGFGKVVITPPVGSSLQGYFQDRRSVDIRDDLYASCVVFDDNDDIFVVISCDLCNLSDNITKKVREILLKENGIKKGNVLIHATHTHTGPVVDFTEESIYTKGFYIEKSYLEVLPFYIASSVKIALRRRQEAKIAVGKNEVDGISFNRRYLMKDGRVITNPFNQIENIVKPAGEVDKTLTFLKIDDNESGKIKGIIVNFALHPDTLGDNLISSDWPGFLRDELKKEFGEIEVIVLNGPSGDINHINPFDYKTRSTNIGKEIAKKISEKVKEKIDVKATEIKKIQPFYFPMNLDYREITEKVYRKAKEILKKEKKTFLKYMIASGIVSIYKEKRKNKSIKVDLNGVKIGDKTILIGICGEIFVEIGMNIKKILGIENTIIAQNSNWHLGYIPTKRAFQQYEKNLEIKEIEDIDLTEAIGINTSYETLPMASKVNKNTEEKIYSTISKIKAIS; this is translated from the coding sequence ATGAAAGTTGGATTTGGAAAGGTTGTAATTACACCTCCTGTTGGTTCTTCTCTTCAAGGTTATTTTCAGGATAGAAGGAGTGTTGATATAAGAGATGACCTATATGCAAGTTGTGTTGTTTTTGATGATAATGATGATATTTTTGTTGTAATTAGTTGTGATTTATGTAATTTATCAGATAATATAACAAAAAAAGTAAGAGAAATTTTATTGAAAGAAAATGGAATAAAAAAAGGCAATGTTTTAATTCATGCAACACATACTCATACAGGTCCTGTTGTTGATTTTACGGAAGAATCAATTTATACAAAAGGATTTTATATTGAAAAAAGTTATCTTGAAGTTCTCCCATTTTATATTGCTTCAAGTGTAAAAATTGCTTTAAGAAGAAGGCAGGAGGCAAAAATAGCAGTTGGTAAAAATGAAGTTGATGGAATATCTTTTAATAGAAGATATTTAATGAAAGATGGAAGAGTTATCACAAACCCTTTCAATCAAATTGAAAATATAGTAAAACCAGCAGGAGAAGTTGATAAAACATTGACATTTTTAAAGATAGACGACAATGAAAGCGGGAAAATAAAAGGAATTATTGTAAATTTTGCTCTTCATCCTGATACACTCGGTGATAATTTAATATCTTCTGATTGGCCTGGTTTTTTAAGGGATGAATTAAAAAAGGAATTTGGAGAAATTGAAGTTATTGTATTAAATGGTCCATCAGGTGATATAAATCATATAAATCCATTTGATTATAAAACAAGAAGTACAAACATTGGGAAAGAGATAGCAAAAAAAATAAGCGAGAAGGTAAAAGAAAAAATAGATGTGAAAGCAACAGAAATTAAAAAGATACAGCCATTTTATTTTCCAATGAACTTAGATTATAGAGAAATTACTGAAAAGGTATATAGAAAGGCAAAAGAAATTTTAAAAAAGGAGAAAAAAACTTTCCTTAAATATATGATTGCTTCAGGAATAGTAAGTATATATAAAGAGAAAAGGAAAAATAAAAGTATTAAAGTTGACTTAAATGGTGTTAAAATTGGAGATAAAACCATACTTATTGGTATTTGTGGAGAAATTTTTGTAGAAATAGGGATGAATATTAAAAAAATTTTAGGAATTGAGAATACAATAATTGCTCAAAATTCAAATTGGCATTTAGGATATATTCCAACAAAGAGAGCATTCCAGCAATATGAAAAAAATCTTGAAATAAAAGAAATTGAGGATATAGACCTTACAGAAGCAATAGGCATAAATACAAGTTATGAAACATTACCGATGGCAAGCAAAGTGAACAAAAATACAGAAGAAAAAATATACTCAACCATTTCAAAAATTAAGGCAATTTCATAA